From the Polyangiaceae bacterium genome, the window CCGCCGTCACCCGCGTTGCCTGCTACGCCGCCGACGCCCGCGCTGCCTCCGGCCTGTGTGCCTCCGCTCCCGCCGTTCCCCGAGGAACCGCCCGCGGAGGTGCCTTCTCGCACGCAGCGGTTGTCCGCGTCGCAGGTGTACCCCGGCGCGCACGCTTGGTTCGAGTCACAGGGGAAGCCCGCGCCATCTGGGTCGAGGTTTGAGGAGCAAGCGCTCAGTACGAGCGCGCTACACCACAAGAGGAGTTGCCAGGCTTTCCGCGCTGCAGGGGCTTGAGTCATCAGAAGTGCCCTCCAGCGAACGCGGCACACTGCCCAGGGAGGCAGGCGAAGCCGACCTTCGTGTCGCTCTTCTTGCTCAGGTCAAGGTACAGCAACACGCCGCTCGTCACCGCCGCCACCGCGCCGAGTCCAAGGAAGACTCGAGAGGTCGTCTGACGACTCTCCATGCTGGAGTAAGCGTCTTGATAGGCCAGCTGGGTGTCAGCGTTCTCGGCGTCGCTCTCGGCTCCTTGGCGTGAGAGTTCGAAAACCAGCGACGTGGCGAGGGCCGCTGTCGTGACTCCGAGGGCTGTCCAGGTCCACACGGAGATCGTCGGGGCTGCTCCCGCGTCAGCTGTCTGGGGTGAGGGCGGGGCCGGAGTTGCCTCGTTTTCTGCCTGCAGCGTCACGTCCATGTCCTGAGCGCGGTCCGGACCTAGCAGGAGCTCACGCTCGTAGCTCGCGTAGCCTTTCTGTTCCACGCGGATACGGTGCCTGCCTGGGGGTAGCTCTCCGGTCCAGGGTGAGTTGCCCACGGCCGTTCCGTCGACGAACACTGCTGCTCCAACCGGCTGAGCGAAGACGCTCAGCTGCTGTAGGCCTCGGGCCTGGAGGCGCTTCTCCAAATTGCGGATCCGCGTCTCGATCACGGCGCGGTCGTCGTCGCTTGGCCCTTCGCGCAAGAAGTCTCGATAAGCACGCAGCGCATTCGATGTGTCACCCAAGCGCTCGTACGCCTGGGCGATGTTGTAGAGCAGGATCGGCTTCGGATCTTCCGCGTACGCCTTGCTGAAGCCATCGATAGCCTCCTCATAGCGCGCCTCCTTGTAAGCCTCAGCGCCGCGTTCGAAGTGAGCTTTGGCCTCTTCGGGTCCGGCAAGAACTGAACTCGAACTGAGCATGACGATGGTGAGCAAGGCTGTTTTCAGGTGGCGCATTGCCATCTCACTTGACGCCTCTGAGCTCGGGAAGCTCATAGTTGGGGTCCGGCGTCGGTTGAGGGTTGTGGGTAGCTGGCGTTTTCGAGGTCGGTGACGGCTGAGTGTTACCGTAAGGAATAGAATGGTTCGGGTGGGTTGGTGCTGCAGTCGGGGCTACACTGACTGACGCGGCTGGCGTTGGTTCGGGTGCTTCGCTGGTATCCACAGCAGGAGTGATTTCAGGACCTGCGTGTTGGTGGATTGGGGGAGGAGCGCTGGTTGCCGGCCGTGCTACCTCTGCTGGCGCAGTGGGCTTGGATAGCCACAGCACCAAGGCGACTGAGGCGCAGGCGACGAGCAACGCAACCGCGACTAGCTTCGGCCACCCGGGAGCCGCCGCGGGAGCGGCCGGGCGCTGAGTCTCCGTTTTCGCCAGCGCCGTACGGGGCAGCACGCCGGCCGCCACGTCGAGCGCGGTGAGGACCGCTGCTGCGTCTTTGAAGCGCTCAGCTGGCTTTTTTCGCAGGAGCTTGAGCACCAGCGCATCAAGTTCCTCGGGGATATGCGCGTCTGGGGTCCTCTCCCGTAGTGATTGTGGCGGAACCGCGATGTGGTCCCATAACGCCTTCATCACTTCCTTGGTTTCGAAGGGGGCCGTGCCGGTGAGCATCTCGTACATCACGCAGCCCAGGGCGTAGAGGTCACTGCGAGCGCCCAGCGTTAGGCCCATCGCTTGCTCTGGGCTCATGTAGGCAGGGGTCCCAAAGATGATTCCGCGCATGGTCTGGACGGTGTGCTTCTCGCCGATGCCGCGTAGGGTCTGCTTCAGTCGCGCGCTGTCTTGGGCGCTCAGGCTGATGCGACGCGCGACACCGAAGTCGATCACCTTGATGTGCTCGAGGCCGTCGTCACCCGGGACCAAGAAGATGTTTGCCGGCTTCAAGTCGCGGTGGATGTAACCATGCTCGTGGACTGCCTTGAGCACACTGACCAGCTCGCGGGAGAGTCGCAGCGCCTCCGCGATGGGCATCGCACCCGCGCGCAGTTTGTCGTCGAGTGTTGCCCCACGGAGATACTCGATGGCGATGAACGCAGTGCGCCCCACGACGCCGCAGTCGTAGACCTGCGCCAGGCCTGGGTGATGCACGCCCGCGACCAAGCGCGCCTCCCTCAGCATGCGTCCGCGCTGATCGTCCTCGTCCTTCTCCGGGAGCTGAATCAGCTTGAGCGCGACTTCGCGCTGCACCCCGAGCTGGGTCGCGCGGCGGACCTGGCTGGTCGCGCCGCGGCCGATGACCTCGTGGATCGAGAAGCGATCGGCAAGCCGCTCCAGATCGGCTGAGTTGTCATCGAACGGGACCCCCGCGGGTGCTGGATCGGACGAGTGGCTCACCCGCTCAACATGGGCGTCGGCGGGAATACGGCGTGAGCGTTTGTTTCCGACGCCCTCGTCGGACTACTTGTTTTTGGCTGGATTCGCGATTTCGTCAGGCAACGGGGGTGTTTGCCTCCCCCCAAAAAAGGAGGTGGGGCGGGCCGCCCGTGCTGCGCCGAACTCCAGCTTTCACAGCGTGGGGGAAGGCGGGTTTCGGGTCAAGTCATTCACCAGGTTCGCAGGCGAACTCCAGGTTCCAGCTATGAAGCTGAGGAGCGTCCAGAGCGTCGGTCGTCGGGACCAGGCGACTGCGGATGCGTACGAAGGGATTCTGGCGTGAGACGCCAAGGGCCGACAGCACTGCGTCGACGACGAGGGATCCGTTTTGCGTATCGCGGCCAGAGTAGTTGGCTCTCGCAGCGGCTGCTGAGCCGGCGAGCGCCGAAGGACCAGGGGGATTGGTAAACTTCAATGGATACTCGGTGGCGCTCGCGAGTCCGGCGGCGGTCGTTGCTGACTTGACGTAGAACTCGATCTTCGAGTCGCCTGGTGTCGTGGATGTCCACGACCAGTGCCCCCAGCGCACCTTGAAGCCCGGTTGGCAGACCGTGGAGGTGTCGTAGTCGCGAGTGAAGTTGCCTTCAGTGAAGGTCGTGATCGGCGTCGGGGGAGGCACGGGTTGCGTCTGAACCGAGGCTGCCTGTGTTGACCAACGGAAGTTGTCGAGCAACACCGTGGAGTCCCAGTCGTCGTCCCCGGTATCCCAGATCATGTAGCGCAGGGTGATCGTCTCACCCGCGACGACCGGCGCGGTAGTCGTGAGGTACGCCGTAGCGCCACCACAGACTCGCGATAGCCCCGACCAGGTGCACGAGCCGTCGAAACCCGTACCACTCAGCACCGAGTGTGTTGTCGTGGTCGGGCTGCCTGGAACATCGAAGAAGCCGATGTTCACGGAAACGGGGTTGTTGCTCGTGTCGAAGGAGATGTTCTTGTTCGCCGGGATGCCCGGCGCGGTTCCATCGTAGAGCGCGATGTACGTGTCGTTGAACTGCGTGCACACCCACTCGGGGTATTCGCTGCTGAAGAAGCGGAAGTCATAGGCAAACGACTTCGCGTTCGTTGGAGCGCGGATGGTGAGCTGGAGGCCACACGAGTCGTACGCAGCTTGTCCGGCAGCGCAACCAGGACCGTTGTTGGGAAAGCCTGCAGGAGGATTCACGCGGCCGCCGGGCGAGTTGTAGCTTGAGACCTGTCCGTTGGGGTTCACGTATCCGGGATCGTTCGTGTCGCGGGCAGTACCCGAGGAGAAGACCGCCATGTTCGCACCGCGACTCGGCACGTTGTTCAGGCCGAAGCGATTGGTGATCGCCCGCTGGAGATCGTCGGTACACGCAGAGCCATCCGCCTTAATCAGCGTCGCGTCGATCACACCCCAGGTCTTCGCGCTGCCCGTGGCGCTGGTAGTCGTCGAGCGACACAGGTCGATCGCCTTGGCGTAGTTCAACGCGTTCGAGCCGCTGAAAGGCAGGCCCACGTCACATCCCGATGGCTCGTCATCTGCGACACCGCTGCAGTCTTCGTCCTGCCCGTTGCCCGGGACATCGAACGCGCCAGGGTTCACTTGGGGATCGCAGTCGCGGCAATCACCCTGGGAGTACGAGTAGCCGTCGCCGTCGTGGTCGATGTTGTCTTGCCAGCACAGTGTGCATTGACCCGCGCCGTTGGTGGCGCACTCGTTTCCGCATGTGGTCTCGATCATGCTGACGCAGGTGGCGTCCCATGCGCTGGTGCAGCACGAGGGGCGGGCTGCGCAGATGGCCTGCACACAGCCCCGCGGCGGCGTCGTGCAGACTCCGGCGACACACGACGGTGATCCGCAGCAGCTCCCGGAGCCACCACAGGAACCCCCTTCGTTGGAGCAAGCCGTCGGCGCACCGTCGGTGATGATGGTGACGTCGTCGATGCTCCAGCCACCGCGGTTCTGAGAGGCATCAGTCGTGAGGCGCCAGCGCATGCGGAACTGCGTGCTCCGATAGCTCGAGAGATCGTAAGTCTGAGTCTCCCATGCGCGGTTTGTACCGGTGGAAGAGAAGAGCTGGGTCCAGTTGGTTCCGCCGTCGGTCGAGACGTAGAACCGCGCATAGTCGTAGCCGCTCTCGAAGTCGCGCCAGCTGCGGAATGTGAGCGTGATAGGGCCGGTACCCTGAGTGGTGTTCAGGATGGGACTCAGCATCGAGTCATCGCGGTTGCTCTGGTACTGACCGTTGACGATGGTCCCCGCGACTCTTCGGTCGCTGCCGCTCGAGGTGTCGTTCGTGGGGTCGTTCGCGCTGTTGCTGTTGGCAGCGCCCAGCTGCCAGTTGCCAGACAGCGACCAACCCGTCGCGGTCGTGAACCCCTCGCTCATCAGCGTGAGCTGGGGTGCTGCGGGCTCAATGCATTTCCCTGCGGTACATGACAGCCCATAGCAACAGGGGTTGTTGATGTCGCAGGCGGTATTCTTCGCTGAGCACGCCGGCGGGATCCCCGATTCATCGCAGGCGGATGCCAGTTTATTGCCCGCTTGGCATGGGTGGTGCGCGCAGCTGCCGAGGCTACCTCCGCTGCATACTGGGTTGCCACCCGTGGTGCCGCTCGCGCCGGGAAGTGTGATGCCTGTGTCTGTCGCCGTGGTTCCGGCGCCCGGATCGCCCAGACCGGAGGGCGTATCTGGGAAGTTCTGACAATAGGGATTGCAGGGGTCGGTGCACGGCGTGGCGGGGCCAAGACCGAGCGTTCGCTTGGGGTCTCCGCCGGGCAAGAGCCGCACGGAATTGTTGATGATGCACTCGCCCCACTCGCCGTCCGGGTTACACGCGCGATCGCCATCGCCACACACGCGTTGGCCTGCGACCTCGCTCAGGGTTTCTCCGCAGGCCACACGCTGTCCTGGTTCACCGCAAGGGCAGCCCGCGTGAGGGGTGGCGCACTGGTCCATGGAACACGCGCCGACGTCGGGATCTCCGTCGTCGCAGTCAGGTCCAGCGGCACAGCCCAGGCCAAAGCCGTCGCCGTCGGCGTCCGTGCATAGCCGACCGTCGGAGCCTCCGCCGCCCGCATAGGGTAAGCCCTCGTCTCCGCAGGCGCTGATAACCAGTAGGCAGAGCGCGGTGATACCTGACAGACGTGACCACATGCCTGATGTAGGGGCGTTGTGCATGTTTGAAACCGTTGCCTCAGGGCAGCGCCTCGAAGTCGAAGTCGGTGGTGGCAGCCTGGAACACGGCGCGGACGTTCCAGGTCGTGGTCGTGCCGCCTGCCAGCGTCCCGACCGTGGTCTTTCCGCTCGGCAGGTCGAGCTCGACCGCGCCTTCGGAGTCAGGGATGACCGCGGAAAGGGTCGCATCCAGCACACTGCAGGCGTTGCTGGTCTTCGCCACGAGCTCGACGTTTTCGAGCCGAATGCGTGTGTTCTCTCCCAGCGCTAGCCAAGCTTCCTTGGCCGGCTCCGTCGTGTTGAACCCGCCAAACTGGAGTGCCAGGTCGACGGGCTCAGGCACGAATCCTTGAGGAAACGTTTGGTTGAAGCCGTCGAGTTCCGTCGCACCAATCCACGCGTCGCCAATTGCCTCACTTGGCTTGAACCGGGCAACGACACTGATCGGCTTGGACGCTGGGTCGTACAGCAGACGGGAGAGCGCAAGTCCGAGTTCGGGTGGCGTAGGGGAAACGAACGCCATGCCTCCCGCAAGGAATGCTCGCTGTTCTTCACACGCGGTGTCGGTTGGAACGAGCTCGCCACCCGAGCCGCCTACCGCGGCCCCTCCGCTCGCATCTCCAGCGGTCCCCGTGTGGATCCCGCCACTTCCTGAGTTGCCGCTTCCGCCACTGCTACTCCCCGCGTTGGCGCTACCACCTCGCGATGCGGAACCGCCTTGCGTACTGCCACCTTGAACACTGCCGCCTTCCGCGCCAGCTCCTCCGTTGCCGCCAAATGCGGTCGCCTGGGGCTTGTCTTTTGACGAGCAGCCGACCAACAGCGCCAAAGCGCCCAAACAGGTGAATAGCGGTGGACGCGCGGACTTCATGACGTTCCTTATTCGAGTGGCACCGCGGAGAAGCTCAAGCTCACCTGGCGGTCCTCTGGTTTGCCGATCAGATCACCGAAGCGGACCTCGTCGCCTGCGACGGTGAACCATCTCACTTCGTCGTTCTCTTCTCTGATCGAGCCGCGCACGTCGACTTGACTAAGCTCCTCGCAGTCGCCCGTGTGATCCGCGCGGGTCGTCACCTCGCTGACCGCGAGAGTCACCGTCCGGGAGCTCGCGTCGACGATCTCGACCACCAGCTGCTTCTGGGCGTTCATGCTCCAGAAACTGGTCGATCCATGGTGCATGGGAACCCACTGGCTGCTCGACGCGTCCCCGCCGCCGCTAACCTGGAGTTTCCAATTGCAGCCTTTGTCGATCCGGTCTCGCAGGTCGAACGTCACAGAATCGAACAGCGGCTGAAGGGCAACAGCCACCCGAGGCGAGGCGACCACCCCGATGGGGTCAGACCGCCACGCACGTTCGCGCTCACAGGTCTTTTCCTTGTGGCTTATTTGGGGGGGAGGAGCGTCGGTCTGCGCACCCGCGTCCTCTTCCGAAGACATGTCTGCGTACCCACCCACGTGACCGCCATCACTGCCGCAGGCAGTGCAACCCACCAGCAGCAAGACGGCGAAACGCATCGTTTACCGCTTTGCACGGGACGTGCCCGAGTTCCGGCGCGATCTTCGCAAAGCGCCTGAGCATGCCGGTTCATAATTTCGTCGAAAACCGCCCACAGCCCGATTGAAACTATCCCCCGGATAGCGCCGCACGCCTCACATTAGCGGGCGCTGTAAGGGCGATGAATTTGCACAGGCACCGCGCTAGTTCTGCGCGGCGTCTGCGCGCGATTCCGGGGGGAACTAGCTACCAACACGGTGCGATGTGCGCTGCTGTCGGGAGCGCGCTCAGCTTCGCCGACACGGAACCCGAGAAGGGAGCTACGGCGCGTGGAGCGTGACGCCGCAGCGGTAGAAGGTGCTCGAGACGTCGGTGGCTTGTGAAGCGGCGCTGACTGTCAGCCGCACCTGCTTGGTTCCAGCCGGGATCGCCAGGTTGTCGATACGGCTCTCGGTGCTCGAGCTTTCGCTCTGGCTGGTGCCTCCGGGAATGGCTTGCCCGTCTTGATCCGTCAAGGTGAAGCTGAGCCCGCGGAGGCCGGAGCCAGAGCGCTCTGCTCCGCAGACAATGTCCGCCTGCACTCCGTCGACGACGATGTCGAACTGGAAGGCGTCGACGTCAGTTGCCGCTCAGGGGAGCCCCGTACTGCGCTACATCTGAGGCGCTCCCTGCCGCTATTATTTCCTGAAGGAAAATAAAGAATATTTCTTCGGGGAATTTGTGGGGGCTTTGGGTCGGGACTCTGACGGGTTTGGAGTTTCTGTAGTTTGTCGCCATCTGGCATTCAGCGAGCGGAGCCGCTAGGCTCGCGGCTCGTGTTGGCTCCCGGTCCTCGTCAAGCGCAACGCTCCCGGTTTGGCTTTGCCAATCGGCTGTTCGTCGCGCTCGCGGCGCTGATGCTAGGCGTCGCCGGGCTACTTGCTTGGACCATCGACCGAGAGCTGGCCGGAGACTTGGTCTCCGTTGACCTCGAGCGCCAGCTGAGCAGCGCTGAGCGGCTAGCTGAGCTACTGGACCGACCGGCCGTCAGGGCGCGGGGAGATACACTGGCTGCGGCGCAGGGCGTCCCGGTTCGCGAGTTCTTGGAGGCAGAGGACGAGGGGTCCGAGGGGCTGCGTGCCGCGATTGAGCGGGCTTTCTTGGAGCGGCTCAAGACGGAGCCAAACTACCTGCAGCTGCGAGTGTTGGACGCCGCCGGCCGCGAACGCATTCGCGTGGAACGTACGGTCGAGCACGGTACCGTGCGGATATTGAAGGATGGCGAGCTCCAGGACAAATCGAGCCGGGACTACTTCACACGGGGCATGCAAGTTTCCGATGGCGAGGTCTACACTTCCCCGCTTGAACTGAACCGCGAGCATGGGAAGGTAGAGGTCCCGCACAAGCCGGTGGTCCGCACCGCCACGCCCATCTACTCGGCGGGGCGCGCCCTGGGCGTGGTGATTCTCAACGTGGACTTGCGTCCGACGTTGCGCGAGCTGAGGAGCGCGGTGCCCGCCGGGGACAAGGCCTACGTCGTGAGCGCAGCCGGGTACTTCATCCTGCACCCGGACGCCGAGCACGAGTTTGCCAAGGACCTCGGCGGTACTGCGACATTGAAGCAGGAGTTTCCTCAGCTGGGCGCGCTCACCCCCGAGAAGCCGCATGTGGGACTCGAGCACCCCGAGCTTGGCGCGGTTGCCGTCGTGCCCCTGCACTTCGCCGCCACCGAGCGGCTGACGGTGATTACCATTCGTCCGTCCGTTGGCTCCAGCGTTGCCACCGCAGTCAGGGCCGGGGTGTGGCCCGCCGTGGCGCTGGGATTGGTCGCGGCGCTGATCATCGCCTTCCTTCTGGCGCGGGCGATCGCGCGGCCGCTCGAACAAGTCACTCAAGCGGTCGCGGCGTTTCCGCAGGAAGCTGGCAGTAGCCTGCCGACAGCCCGAACTGACGAACTCGGGACGCTCGCTCGAACCTTCGAGGGGATGCGCGAGGAAGTGTTGGGACGGGAGGCTGCCCTCGAGCTGGAGCA encodes:
- a CDS encoding choice-of-anchor L domain-containing protein; its protein translation is MWSRLSGITALCLLVISACGDEGLPYAGGGGSDGRLCTDADGDGFGLGCAAGPDCDDGDPDVGACSMDQCATPHAGCPCGEPGQRVACGETLSEVAGQRVCGDGDRACNPDGEWGECIINNSVRLLPGGDPKRTLGLGPATPCTDPCNPYCQNFPDTPSGLGDPGAGTTATDTGITLPGASGTTGGNPVCSGGSLGSCAHHPCQAGNKLASACDESGIPPACSAKNTACDINNPCCYGLSCTAGKCIEPAAPQLTLMSEGFTTATGWSLSGNWQLGAANSNSANDPTNDTSSGSDRRVAGTIVNGQYQSNRDDSMLSPILNTTQGTGPITLTFRSWRDFESGYDYARFYVSTDGGTNWTQLFSSTGTNRAWETQTYDLSSYRSTQFRMRWRLTTDASQNRGGWSIDDVTIITDGAPTACSNEGGSCGGSGSCCGSPSCVAGVCTTPPRGCVQAICAARPSCCTSAWDATCVSMIETTCGNECATNGAGQCTLCWQDNIDHDGDGYSYSQGDCRDCDPQVNPGAFDVPGNGQDEDCSGVADDEPSGCDVGLPFSGSNALNYAKAIDLCRSTTTSATGSAKTWGVIDATLIKADGSACTDDLQRAITNRFGLNNVPSRGANMAVFSSGTARDTNDPGYVNPNGQVSSYNSPGGRVNPPAGFPNNGPGCAAGQAAYDSCGLQLTIRAPTNAKSFAYDFRFFSSEYPEWVCTQFNDTYIALYDGTAPGIPANKNISFDTSNNPVSVNIGFFDVPGSPTTTTHSVLSGTGFDGSCTWSGLSRVCGGATAYLTTTAPVVAGETITLRYMIWDTGDDDWDSTVLLDNFRWSTQAASVQTQPVPPPTPITTFTEGNFTRDYDTSTVCQPGFKVRWGHWSWTSTTPGDSKIEFYVKSATTAAGLASATEYPLKFTNPPGPSALAGSAAAARANYSGRDTQNGSLVVDAVLSALGVSRQNPFVRIRSRLVPTTDALDAPQLHSWNLEFACEPGE
- a CDS encoding PEGA domain-containing protein encodes the protein MRHLKTALLTIVMLSSSSVLAGPEEAKAHFERGAEAYKEARYEEAIDGFSKAYAEDPKPILLYNIAQAYERLGDTSNALRAYRDFLREGPSDDDRAVIETRIRNLEKRLQARGLQQLSVFAQPVGAAVFVDGTAVGNSPWTGELPPGRHRIRVEQKGYASYERELLLGPDRAQDMDVTLQAENEATPAPPSPQTADAGAAPTISVWTWTALGVTTAALATSLVFELSRQGAESDAENADTQLAYQDAYSSMESRQTTSRVFLGLGAVAAVTSGVLLYLDLSKKSDTKVGFACLPGQCAAFAGGHF
- a CDS encoding protein kinase — translated: MSHSSDPAPAGVPFDDNSADLERLADRFSIHEVIGRGATSQVRRATQLGVQREVALKLIQLPEKDEDDQRGRMLREARLVAGVHHPGLAQVYDCGVVGRTAFIAIEYLRGATLDDKLRAGAMPIAEALRLSRELVSVLKAVHEHGYIHRDLKPANIFLVPGDDGLEHIKVIDFGVARRISLSAQDSARLKQTLRGIGEKHTVQTMRGIIFGTPAYMSPEQAMGLTLGARSDLYALGCVMYEMLTGTAPFETKEVMKALWDHIAVPPQSLRERTPDAHIPEELDALVLKLLRKKPAERFKDAAAVLTALDVAAGVLPRTALAKTETQRPAAPAAAPGWPKLVAVALLVACASVALVLWLSKPTAPAEVARPATSAPPPIHQHAGPEITPAVDTSEAPEPTPAASVSVAPTAAPTHPNHSIPYGNTQPSPTSKTPATHNPQPTPDPNYELPELRGVK
- a CDS encoding PAS domain S-box protein; the protein is MLAPGPRQAQRSRFGFANRLFVALAALMLGVAGLLAWTIDRELAGDLVSVDLERQLSSAERLAELLDRPAVRARGDTLAAAQGVPVREFLEAEDEGSEGLRAAIERAFLERLKTEPNYLQLRVLDAAGRERIRVERTVEHGTVRILKDGELQDKSSRDYFTRGMQVSDGEVYTSPLELNREHGKVEVPHKPVVRTATPIYSAGRALGVVILNVDLRPTLRELRSAVPAGDKAYVVSAAGYFILHPDAEHEFAKDLGGTATLKQEFPQLGALTPEKPHVGLEHPELGAVAVVPLHFAATERLTVITIRPSVGSSVATAVRAGVWPAVALGLVAALIIAFLLARAIARPLEQVTQAVAAFPQEAGSSLPTARTDELGTLARTFEGMREEVLGREAALELEQARFRRLFDEAPGALLLIGAEDRVQLANRLAARLVGEPVEALVGADVTALFPERQRRSVRDCLARFREHKRGEPLDLAVTHAGNEIDVEMNLGSVAAEDDDAVLMILIDVSRRNQIEADLKRSNQELEQFAYVASHDLQEPLRMVASYTELLARRYQGKLDEKADQYIHFASDGARRMQALIVDLLEFSRVETEGKPLQPVRTQDVVEEVLESLAVSIRETRAEVSVGELPEVQGDAGQLRQVFQNLIVNALKFAKDGEPPRIRIAAKRKPRFWEFEVTDQGIGIPPQHAERIFKMFQRLHSRDAYPGSGIGLAITRRIIERHQGRIWLEPREEGCTFRFTLRPTERDNEPE